One Syntrophorhabdaceae bacterium genomic window carries:
- a CDS encoding efflux RND transporter periplasmic adaptor subunit produces MKRTLLLTILILLVLSFGGCKKVPSKTTVEEEGSLKTFKVSTSGVTTYIEATGSVQPDLQGSSKILPYLSGTVHKIFVKPGDRVAKGDALATVLCPEVTDTYSAYLSALSQLTQAERIYNLNSQLFEVGAVTKNDLLNSEATKRQLTAVLDGMRSKLRIYGYSMEGETAIRKPASDTVIIKAPMNGYIADVQTHVGDKVDGTSPIMTIADPENILIVANIYDTDVPKVKKGSKVTFYTDVFRNVQFEGIITYVSDVSDQDAKTVKTYIKLVGGKEYFKQNMFLKLMIEHEKKLLPMIPQSAMIYREGKFYVYCPVKGKGKMCEIKEIKPFREVSGKYMAVEGLEEGQEIVLSAIELEKP; encoded by the coding sequence ATGAAACGTACTCTCCTTTTAACCATTCTAATACTGCTGGTCCTTTCCTTCGGGGGGTGCAAAAAGGTCCCTTCCAAAACCACCGTGGAAGAAGAGGGCAGCCTCAAAACCTTCAAAGTCTCCACAAGCGGCGTCACCACCTACATTGAAGCCACCGGAAGCGTTCAGCCGGACCTCCAGGGATCGTCGAAAATCCTCCCCTATCTTTCCGGGACTGTTCACAAGATCTTCGTGAAACCGGGAGACAGGGTGGCAAAAGGCGACGCCCTGGCCACGGTATTATGTCCTGAAGTTACCGACACCTATTCCGCATATCTCAGCGCCCTTTCGCAGCTCACCCAGGCGGAGAGAATATATAATCTCAATAGCCAGCTTTTTGAGGTGGGGGCAGTCACCAAGAACGACCTTCTTAATAGTGAAGCAACAAAGAGGCAACTGACCGCGGTCCTCGACGGGATGCGGAGTAAACTCAGGATCTATGGTTACTCCATGGAGGGGGAGACGGCAATACGAAAGCCCGCCTCCGACACGGTGATCATCAAGGCGCCCATGAACGGTTACATTGCCGATGTGCAAACCCACGTAGGAGACAAGGTCGATGGTACGAGTCCCATCATGACTATCGCCGATCCTGAGAATATCCTCATTGTAGCAAATATTTATGATACGGATGTGCCAAAGGTCAAAAAGGGAAGCAAGGTGACTTTCTATACCGATGTCTTTCGCAACGTGCAATTCGAGGGGATCATCACTTACGTGAGCGACGTTTCCGATCAGGATGCCAAGACAGTGAAAACTTATATAAAATTGGTGGGAGGCAAAGAATATTTCAAGCAGAACATGTTCCTTAAGCTGATGATCGAGCATGAAAAGAAGCTCCTTCCCATGATACCCCAGTCCGCCATGATCTATCGGGAGGGCAAGTTCTATGTCTATTGTCCGGTGAAAGGAAAGGGAAAGATGTGCGAGATAAAGGAGATTAAGCCTTTCCGGGAGGTCTCGGGCAAATATATGGCCGTAGAAGGCCTTGAAGAAGGGCAGGAAATCGTTCTCTCCGCAATCGAGCTAGAGAAGCCATGA
- a CDS encoding TolC family protein — MNKFRQERIMNRSAANRIVMIILLLSVMCAGNAMSEEITMEDGLAIFYLNNYDIIVSKYEVDRAYADFVTARLRPNPNLTMAYTNLAMSKWQTNRWDNTQMTVRIDQLIETAGKRGLRTSVAGEALEASRLTHKDVIRNLLIGFYGIYYSLHQDMINLQFARGELSRYDRLLSVAEKRFNAGFITLIDYTKLKIARIDLENNVTNLTTQLNNNVESFNFLLGAPVKYTPKKQEMKEEFREYPVAELLERAYENRFDYLSAQKQLKAADYSLSLAKAQRFPDVTLGGEWDSTGNPATNGIGFGFSVPLPIFNRYQGEILKRKAEYKQGEVFISRIKARIGTELNQALNTYKSGVVVFTSYKTRKAEMEDLLRNTEKAFSLGGITVLELLDTQKTYRDFITKYNQALTQAVLNKDLLKVYTGEIK, encoded by the coding sequence ATGAACAAGTTCAGGCAGGAAAGAATTATGAACCGCAGTGCCGCCAATAGGATTGTCATGATCATCCTTCTGCTCTCCGTGATGTGTGCAGGGAATGCAATGTCGGAAGAGATCACCATGGAAGATGGCCTGGCAATATTTTATCTAAATAATTATGACATCATCGTGAGCAAATATGAAGTAGATCGGGCATATGCCGATTTCGTGACCGCGAGGCTGAGGCCGAACCCCAATCTCACAATGGCCTATACCAACCTTGCCATGAGCAAGTGGCAGACGAACAGGTGGGACAATACACAGATGACGGTGCGGATCGATCAGTTAATAGAAACAGCAGGGAAGAGGGGACTCCGTACAAGCGTTGCGGGAGAGGCGCTCGAGGCTTCCAGGCTTACCCACAAGGACGTAATAAGGAACCTCCTCATAGGTTTTTATGGCATTTATTACAGCCTTCACCAGGACATGATCAACCTCCAGTTCGCCCGGGGCGAGTTAAGCCGGTACGACAGACTCCTCTCCGTGGCAGAAAAAAGGTTTAATGCAGGTTTTATCACGCTCATCGATTACACGAAACTCAAGATTGCGAGAATCGATCTCGAAAACAACGTGACCAACCTCACGACGCAATTGAATAATAATGTGGAATCCTTCAATTTCCTGCTCGGAGCACCGGTAAAATATACCCCAAAAAAGCAGGAGATGAAAGAGGAGTTCCGGGAATACCCGGTTGCGGAGCTTTTGGAGAGGGCATATGAGAACAGGTTTGATTACTTGTCCGCCCAAAAACAGCTCAAGGCAGCGGATTATTCATTATCACTTGCAAAGGCACAGAGATTCCCGGATGTGACCCTCGGGGGCGAATGGGATTCCACGGGAAACCCCGCCACAAACGGCATCGGGTTCGGTTTCAGCGTACCCCTTCCGATTTTTAACCGGTACCAGGGAGAGATACTTAAACGCAAGGCGGAATATAAACAGGGGGAGGTATTCATATCCCGGATAAAGGCCCGGATCGGGACAGAGCTTAACCAGGCCCTCAATACGTATAAATCCGGTGTAGTGGTCTTTACGTCCTATAAGACGAGGAAGGCCGAGATGGAAGATCTGCTCCGAAACACGGAAAAGGCTTTTTCTCTTGGGGGCATCACGGTTCTTGAACTGCTGGACACCCAAAAGACCTATCGCGACTTTATCACCAAATATAACCAGGCCCTCACACAGGCTGTTCTCAACAAAGACCTGCTTAAGGTCTATACAGGGGAAATTAAATAA
- a CDS encoding pseudouridine synthase: protein MPEKDVVTYEKQILNDNTAKLYIALYKPVKVLSDLKFDDDRVIARNLLPIEGRLFPVGRLDYHSEGLMLFTNDGEFANHVAHPKFQVEKEYLIKIKGSFDRESMKQMKQGVLIDGSLHKVEDVGYVKTSLQNSWYRVVVREGKNRMIRKIGEKLGHHVLKLKRIRIGNITLGDLKPGEYRYLEDYEVREVRKTFLS from the coding sequence ATGCCTGAGAAAGATGTTGTAACATACGAAAAGCAAATCCTTAATGACAATACCGCTAAACTTTACATCGCTCTTTACAAGCCCGTAAAAGTACTTTCCGATCTGAAGTTTGATGACGACAGGGTGATTGCGAGAAATCTCCTGCCCATAGAGGGCCGGTTGTTTCCGGTGGGGAGGCTCGATTATCATTCCGAAGGGTTGATGCTCTTTACCAATGACGGGGAATTTGCGAATCATGTCGCCCACCCGAAGTTTCAGGTCGAAAAGGAATACCTCATCAAGATCAAAGGGTCCTTCGACAGGGAAAGTATGAAGCAGATGAAACAGGGCGTGCTCATTGACGGCTCCCTTCATAAGGTGGAGGACGTGGGCTACGTGAAAACTTCCCTTCAAAATAGCTGGTACCGCGTGGTAGTCAGAGAAGGCAAGAACCGGATGATCAGGAAGATCGGAGAGAAGCTGGGGCACCACGTCCTGAAGTTGAAACGGATCAGGATCGGAAACATTACTCTCGGAGATCTGAAGCCGGGAGAATATCGCTACCTTGAAGATTATGAAGTACGGGAAGTGAGAAAAACATTTTTGAGTTGA
- the pilQ gene encoding type IV pilus secretin PilQ, with protein MHKQIVALSILLLLSAPLVSEGQTMKKVTPKVSFDFMDADVRNVLRALSDISGRNMIIADDVKAKVTVKLENVSWDEAMDIIVKNHDLAMLEEGKIIRIMTSKKFFEEKEKDKKEKLAVLTEKEMREKLEDGFVTETVFLNYVDAIDVERMIRGIPTPGTGTVAVPAGGAGVRSLLTPNGSVTLVKWTNALILKDTRDNVDQLKRRIKEHDIKPSQVQIEARIVQASTSVIKDLGVQWGASYSSRVRGQDYVLGGGKTATTSNTYTPTIGMVGQRDGSTFPYNVNLPAAVGTGSGGILGVFIGNGRDSLNLDVQLSALESEGKVRIISHPKVVTSDGKAAKINQGKQIPYQTVSMQGTQTQFADAYLGLEVTPQVILRDGTIRLKVRTTKDSADFTNQTVAGPTIDKREAITEIIIRDGETAVIGGIYETTENISNQGVPFLSKIPVIKWLFNRDFKSMEKSELLLFITPMILRNLYSEADK; from the coding sequence ATGCATAAGCAAATAGTTGCATTATCGATCCTGCTCCTCCTGTCGGCGCCGCTGGTTTCGGAGGGGCAAACCATGAAAAAGGTTACTCCCAAGGTCTCCTTCGATTTTATGGATGCCGATGTGAGAAACGTGCTGAGGGCCCTCTCCGACATATCGGGCCGCAATATGATTATCGCCGACGACGTGAAGGCCAAGGTGACAGTCAAGCTCGAGAACGTCTCGTGGGACGAGGCCATGGATATAATCGTCAAAAATCACGACCTCGCCATGCTCGAAGAGGGAAAAATCATCAGGATTATGACGTCGAAGAAATTTTTCGAGGAGAAGGAGAAAGACAAGAAGGAAAAGCTTGCCGTCCTGACGGAAAAAGAGATGAGAGAGAAATTGGAGGACGGCTTTGTCACTGAGACCGTGTTTCTCAATTATGTCGACGCAATAGACGTGGAGAGGATGATACGTGGCATACCAACGCCCGGAACGGGCACCGTGGCAGTCCCTGCGGGCGGCGCGGGGGTGCGAAGCCTGCTTACGCCGAACGGATCGGTGACACTCGTGAAATGGACCAATGCATTGATTCTCAAGGACACGAGGGATAATGTGGACCAGCTCAAGAGAAGGATCAAAGAGCACGACATCAAGCCTTCGCAGGTGCAGATAGAGGCGAGAATCGTCCAGGCAAGCACCAGCGTCATCAAAGACCTGGGTGTGCAGTGGGGGGCGAGCTATTCGAGCAGGGTCCGCGGCCAGGATTATGTCCTGGGCGGCGGCAAGACGGCGACGACCTCGAATACTTATACCCCGACGATAGGCATGGTGGGACAGAGGGATGGATCTACATTCCCCTACAATGTCAATCTTCCTGCCGCCGTAGGCACGGGCTCCGGTGGGATTCTCGGGGTCTTCATCGGGAACGGCCGGGATAGCCTCAATCTCGATGTGCAGTTGAGCGCCCTGGAATCGGAAGGGAAGGTGAGGATTATCTCCCACCCCAAGGTGGTAACATCGGACGGCAAGGCAGCCAAGATCAATCAGGGAAAACAGATACCCTACCAGACGGTCTCGATGCAGGGCACTCAAACCCAATTCGCCGACGCCTATCTCGGTCTCGAGGTGACGCCCCAGGTAATACTGAGAGACGGGACTATAAGGCTTAAAGTGCGGACCACGAAGGACTCAGCGGATTTTACCAATCAGACGGTGGCGGGACCGACCATAGACAAGAGGGAGGCCATAACCGAGATAATCATCCGTGACGGTGAGACTGCCGTTATCGGAGGGATTTATGAGACTACCGAAAACATTAGTAATCAGGGTGTTCCCTTTCTGAGCAAAATACCCGTGATAAAATGGTTATTCAACAGGGATTTCAAGAGCATGGAAAAATCGGAGCTTCTCCTCTTCATCACCCCCATGATACTGAGAAATCTTTATTCCGAGGCCGATAAATGA
- a CDS encoding pilus assembly protein PilP codes for MKGTSLVIRCIVIALMLLMVTTGLSYSVEQKGPAPQGVNISDFSYSSENRRNPFEPVNLLRAKQKRDGGEAKSGYELEELRFVGEVKSDNKRFAMMEDMQGKGIMLKKGDFLNKNLWVLDIPPGKVILGYKLKGEIKKIDIDLPKK; via the coding sequence ATGAAAGGAACCTCCCTGGTTATTCGATGCATTGTAATCGCCCTGATGCTGCTGATGGTCACCACCGGCCTCTCCTATTCGGTTGAACAAAAGGGGCCTGCCCCGCAGGGGGTCAACATATCCGATTTCTCCTATTCTTCTGAAAACAGGAGAAATCCTTTTGAGCCCGTGAACCTGCTCAGGGCAAAGCAGAAAAGGGACGGAGGAGAGGCGAAATCCGGGTATGAGCTCGAGGAGCTGAGATTTGTGGGCGAAGTCAAATCGGATAATAAACGGTTCGCCATGATGGAAGATATGCAGGGCAAGGGGATAATGTTGAAAAAGGGCGATTTTCTGAACAAGAACCTCTGGGTACTCGATATTCCGCCGGGCAAGGTTATTCTGGGCTACAAGCTAAAAGGGGAGATCAAGAAGATTGATATCGATCTCCCGAAGAAATAG